From the Sphingomonas suaedae genome, one window contains:
- a CDS encoding dihydrodipicolinate synthase family protein — protein MKDIAGAFPVLPTIFDDAGEIDSNGMANVVEWVIGCGCDGVVFPGLASEYDMLDIDERLTLIAAIGERTAGRVAFVAGCSGQSDAESATLIAAAERAGAAAAMIVTPARKGDDLDAIGDFYAGLADAASVPVMLQNAPRPMGLGLSTRQLVQVIARAPNIAYVKEENAPCGQRITMLREAGVPQLRAIFGGAGGRYITDELARGAEGTMPASEIADLHVKLIAAHRAGDLATVRMLFERTLPLLNMQAVFRWRLTKEVLRRRGLIESAYVRAPGPQLDRHDLAELDQLLAALEPLMREMGSSLDLRQSV, from the coding sequence ATGAAGGATATTGCCGGCGCCTTTCCGGTGCTTCCCACCATCTTCGACGATGCAGGCGAAATCGACAGCAACGGCATGGCCAATGTCGTCGAATGGGTGATCGGATGCGGCTGCGACGGCGTGGTGTTCCCGGGCCTGGCCAGCGAATATGACATGCTCGACATCGACGAGCGCCTGACGCTGATCGCGGCAATCGGCGAGCGTACCGCAGGTCGCGTCGCCTTTGTCGCCGGGTGCAGCGGCCAGAGCGATGCCGAGAGCGCAACGCTGATCGCTGCTGCCGAGCGCGCGGGCGCAGCGGCAGCGATGATCGTGACCCCGGCGCGCAAGGGCGACGATCTCGACGCGATCGGCGATTTCTATGCCGGGCTCGCCGACGCGGCGTCGGTTCCGGTGATGTTGCAGAATGCGCCACGCCCGATGGGCCTCGGGCTGAGCACCCGCCAGCTGGTCCAGGTGATCGCGCGGGCGCCGAACATCGCCTATGTGAAGGAAGAGAACGCCCCCTGTGGCCAGCGCATCACGATGCTGCGCGAGGCGGGCGTGCCACAGCTGCGTGCGATCTTCGGCGGCGCCGGCGGGCGCTATATCACCGACGAGCTGGCGCGCGGGGCCGAGGGAACGATGCCCGCGTCGGAGATCGCCGATCTGCACGTCAAGCTGATCGCGGCGCATCGCGCGGGCGATCTGGCGACGGTGCGGATGCTGTTCGAACGCACGCTCCCGCTGCTCAACATGCAGGCGGTGTTCCGCTGGCGGCTGACCAAGGAAGTGTTGCGCCGCCGCGGACTGATCGAGAGCGCCTATGTGCGCGCGCCGGGGCCGCAGCTCGACCGGCATGACCTGGCCGAGCTGGACCAGTTGCTCGCCGCGCTGGAGCCGCTGATGCGCGAGATGGGCAGTTCGCTCGACCTGCGCCAGAGCGTATAG
- a CDS encoding IclR family transcriptional regulator has protein sequence MLSKPNAQPNQSLIDGIATLQALAVSPEPVGNRELARQLGFNPTRVNRLLKTLSYLGIARQTANRKYTAGPGMHVLAAQSLHASRIMQDALPVLEELRRFGLTIALGVLWRDSVSYLFHAPPGMSTTEGIGRIGLLPATSSGIGMALLAQHDDALIADLFANREIPGFPGGLDDLLTAIGAVREQGYARVLVNAAEDRHTVAVPVSHPSFAAVGMSGWIPEHNTGAIVEALKGAAARISD, from the coding sequence ATGCTGTCCAAACCCAATGCCCAGCCCAACCAGAGCCTGATCGACGGAATCGCCACGCTCCAGGCGCTGGCGGTGTCGCCCGAACCGGTCGGAAATCGCGAACTGGCACGGCAGCTTGGCTTCAATCCCACGCGCGTCAATCGGCTGCTCAAGACGCTATCCTATCTTGGCATCGCCCGGCAGACGGCGAACCGCAAATATACCGCCGGCCCGGGGATGCACGTGCTGGCTGCGCAGAGCCTGCACGCATCGCGGATCATGCAGGATGCGCTGCCGGTGCTGGAGGAACTGCGCCGGTTCGGGCTGACCATCGCGCTGGGCGTGCTGTGGCGCGACAGTGTCAGCTATCTGTTCCACGCCCCGCCCGGCATGAGCACGACCGAGGGGATCGGCCGGATCGGCCTGTTGCCCGCAACATCCAGCGGGATCGGCATGGCGCTGCTTGCCCAGCATGACGATGCGCTGATCGCCGACCTGTTCGCGAATCGCGAAATTCCCGGATTTCCCGGCGGTCTGGACGATCTGCTCACGGCGATCGGGGCGGTGCGCGAACAGGGTTATGCGCGCGTGCTCGTCAATGCGGCGGAGGATCGGCACACCGTCGCGGTTCCGGTTTCCCACCCCTCCTTCGCCGCGGTCGGCATGTCGGGCTGGATTCCCGAACACAATACCGGGGCGATCGTCGAAGCGCTCAAGGGGGCGGCTGCGCGGATCAGCGATTAG
- a CDS encoding sodium:solute symporter family transporter, producing the protein MTTADAIVLIAYLAGMLALGIFYMRRNTSLKQMFAAGHQSPWWVAGLSGFMTMFSAGTFVVWGGLAYRSGLVAVAVNMSYGVAALLAGAFLAARWRRLGVDSPADYVRLRFGQSAVQLYLWVMMLFRLIGSGIALYALSVLLCVLVPLDPGHMLRDPDTGNLSVTFAVIGFGAVIVLYTMLGGLWAVLMTDVMQFIVLNLAVLITVILILMRIGGLEGFVERAPQGFFALTSDDYGWWFIAAWTVIHFFMIGAEWAFVQRFISVPTPADARRSAWLFGGLYLISPAFWLLPPMLYRAIDPNADPEQAYMLAAQAVLPAGMLGLVLAAMFSATASLISGQLNVFAGALTPMLTRGRDGIAEVRTGRLVTIGLGAFLTLVAAMIPLLGGAEKVIVAATSLLVVPLVAPSVWGFFSNRVDQRSAWLTVIAAGTVGLFLRYLITPSGPLGAVAGLRPLQSWAAEAGILIDVIVGVAVPMLVLGGYHLFSRRIAPGVARIAALPPAPETVPGGGASDAPRIVALTVGASGFLLWMSAITASAEDRMVLLITGAALAALALFAEWIGRRGARAVEQAEALT; encoded by the coding sequence ATGACCACCGCTGATGCGATCGTCCTGATCGCCTATCTCGCCGGGATGTTGGCGCTCGGCATCTTCTACATGCGCCGCAACACCAGCCTGAAACAGATGTTCGCCGCGGGACACCAGTCGCCCTGGTGGGTGGCCGGGCTTTCGGGCTTCATGACGATGTTCTCGGCGGGGACGTTCGTCGTCTGGGGCGGCCTTGCCTATCGCTCGGGCCTGGTCGCGGTCGCGGTCAACATGTCCTATGGCGTCGCCGCCCTTCTCGCCGGCGCATTCCTCGCCGCACGCTGGCGCAGGCTGGGCGTGGATTCGCCCGCAGACTATGTGCGGCTGCGCTTCGGCCAGTCTGCGGTGCAGCTTTATTTATGGGTGATGATGCTCTTCCGCCTGATCGGATCGGGCATCGCGCTCTATGCGTTGTCGGTACTGCTCTGCGTGCTCGTGCCGCTGGATCCCGGTCACATGCTGCGCGACCCGGATACGGGCAATCTTTCGGTCACCTTCGCGGTGATCGGCTTCGGCGCGGTGATCGTCCTCTATACGATGCTGGGCGGCCTGTGGGCGGTGCTGATGACCGATGTCATGCAGTTCATCGTCCTCAACCTTGCCGTGCTCATCACCGTGATCCTGATCCTTATGCGGATCGGCGGGCTGGAGGGCTTTGTCGAACGCGCGCCGCAGGGCTTTTTTGCATTGACCAGCGACGATTATGGCTGGTGGTTCATCGCCGCCTGGACGGTGATCCACTTCTTCATGATCGGTGCCGAATGGGCTTTCGTGCAGCGCTTCATCAGCGTGCCGACGCCCGCCGATGCACGGCGCAGCGCGTGGCTGTTCGGCGGGCTCTATCTGATCTCGCCCGCTTTCTGGCTGCTCCCGCCGATGCTCTATCGCGCGATCGATCCCAATGCCGATCCGGAACAAGCCTATATGCTCGCCGCGCAGGCGGTGTTGCCGGCCGGCATGCTGGGCCTCGTCCTCGCCGCGATGTTCTCGGCGACTGCGAGCCTCATCAGCGGGCAGCTCAACGTCTTTGCGGGCGCGCTCACGCCGATGCTGACGCGCGGTCGGGATGGCATCGCGGAAGTGCGCACGGGGCGTCTGGTGACGATCGGCCTGGGTGCGTTCCTGACGCTGGTGGCTGCGATGATCCCCTTGCTCGGCGGCGCGGAAAAGGTGATCGTCGCGGCGACCAGCCTGCTCGTCGTGCCGTTGGTGGCACCCAGCGTCTGGGGATTCTTCAGCAACCGGGTCGATCAGCGATCGGCCTGGCTCACCGTGATCGCGGCGGGCACCGTCGGTCTGTTCCTGCGCTACCTGATCACGCCGTCCGGACCGCTTGGCGCTGTCGCCGGGCTCCGCCCGCTCCAGTCCTGGGCGGCGGAGGCGGGCATCCTGATCGACGTGATCGTCGGGGTCGCGGTGCCGATGCTGGTGCTGGGCGGCTATCACCTGTTCTCACGCCGGATTGCCCCGGGTGTCGCGCGGATCGCCGCGCTCCCGCCGGCCCCGGAAACCGTTCCGGGCGGCGGCGCGTCGGACGCGCCGCGTATCGTCGCGCTGACGGTTGGCGCGAGCGGGTTCTTGCTGTGGATGAGCGCAATCACGGCGAGCGCTGAGGATCGCATGGTCCTGCTGATCACCGGAGCGGCGCTTGCAGCGCTGGCGCTCTTTGCCGAGTGGATCGGGCGGCGCGGTGCACGCGCAGTCGAACAAGCGGAGGCGCTGACGTGA
- a CDS encoding SDR family NAD(P)-dependent oxidoreductase — MSGRFEGRRILVTGASGGIGHAVVDGFRREGGWVCALGHSRPGNGDLNLAADLASDDAVADALAAMQDVGGAADIVVHSGAASVNAGIADTPSADWLRIYDVNVVGAVRLIQGCAPAMAAKGGGNFVLISSINARFATPTLAAYAASKAALDGLIRTAALDLAEQNIRVNGVAPASVDTPLLARNFDSTPDPAAARAANVGRHPLGRLGTPRDVAETVLFVASDAAGWMTGTIVELDGGAGVTRR; from the coding sequence GTGAGCGGACGGTTCGAAGGGCGGCGCATTCTCGTCACCGGTGCCTCGGGCGGGATCGGTCACGCGGTGGTTGATGGATTCCGGCGCGAAGGCGGATGGGTGTGCGCACTCGGCCATTCGCGCCCGGGCAATGGCGATCTCAACCTCGCCGCCGACCTCGCCTCGGACGATGCAGTTGCAGACGCGCTGGCGGCGATGCAGGACGTGGGCGGCGCGGCGGACATCGTCGTGCATTCGGGTGCGGCGAGCGTCAATGCCGGTATCGCCGATACACCCAGCGCCGACTGGCTGCGCATCTATGACGTCAATGTCGTCGGCGCCGTGCGGCTGATCCAGGGATGCGCCCCGGCGATGGCGGCAAAGGGCGGCGGCAATTTCGTGCTGATCTCCTCGATCAACGCGCGCTTCGCAACGCCGACTCTGGCCGCCTATGCGGCGTCAAAGGCGGCGCTCGACGGCCTGATCCGCACCGCCGCGCTTGACCTGGCGGAGCAGAATATTCGCGTGAACGGCGTTGCTCCGGCATCGGTCGACACCCCCCTGCTCGCGCGCAATTTCGATTCTACCCCCGATCCGGCGGCGGCGCGCGCTGCCAATGTCGGTCGCCACCCGCTCGGGCGGCTCGGCACGCCACGGGATGTCGCGGAAACGGTGTTGTTCGTCGCCTCCGACGCGGCGGGATGGATGACCGGAACGATTGTCGAACTGGATGGAGGTGCCGGTGTCACTCGGCGTTAG
- a CDS encoding 2-dehydro-3-deoxygalactonokinase — translation MSLGVSGARPMVGINWGSSNFRAWRIGADGTVLDRVAMPHGVAALDREGMRACIDALVARWGPLGDCWASGMIGSNIGWADAGYCKAPSSVADLAAHSLDATIGDTPVRIIPGLACTGPHGGPDVMRGEEVELYGYLALCGARSGDQFIVLPGTHSKWVHCRDGRIVDFFTAMGGEIFDRMTSQGLLASITEGSGAVGAAFDGGCDRARLSGLGLGSLLFETRARAVRAGLGKEDAASHLRGLLIGGEIADALRLYPALAGAQVTLIGNPALSALFARPLGAHDIAAEIVDSERCCIAGYGALVAATSDRAERAA, via the coding sequence GTGTCACTCGGCGTTAGCGGTGCCCGGCCGATGGTCGGGATCAATTGGGGGAGCAGCAATTTCCGCGCCTGGCGGATCGGCGCGGACGGCACCGTGCTGGACCGCGTAGCGATGCCGCACGGTGTCGCGGCGCTCGATCGCGAGGGGATGCGTGCGTGCATCGACGCGCTGGTGGCGCGCTGGGGCCCACTCGGTGACTGCTGGGCATCCGGGATGATCGGATCGAATATCGGCTGGGCCGATGCGGGTTATTGCAAGGCGCCGTCATCGGTCGCCGACCTTGCCGCGCACAGCCTGGACGCGACGATCGGCGACACGCCCGTCCGTATCATTCCCGGTCTTGCCTGTACCGGCCCCCATGGCGGGCCCGATGTGATGCGCGGCGAGGAGGTCGAACTTTACGGTTATCTTGCGCTGTGTGGCGCGCGCAGCGGCGATCAGTTCATCGTCCTGCCCGGTACGCACAGCAAATGGGTGCATTGCCGCGACGGGCGGATCGTCGATTTCTTCACCGCGATGGGCGGGGAAATCTTTGACCGGATGACGAGCCAGGGGCTGCTCGCCTCGATCACCGAAGGCAGCGGTGCGGTCGGCGCGGCGTTCGATGGCGGATGCGATCGCGCGCGCCTCAGCGGCCTGGGCCTTGGCAGCCTGTTGTTCGAGACGCGCGCCCGCGCCGTCCGTGCCGGGCTGGGCAAGGAAGACGCCGCGTCGCATCTGCGCGGCCTGCTGATCGGCGGCGAAATCGCCGATGCGCTGCGCCTCTATCCCGCGCTTGCCGGGGCGCAGGTCACGTTGATCGGAAACCCCGCGCTCAGCGCATTGTTCGCCCGTCCGCTCGGTGCACACGACATTGCGGCGGAGATCGTCGACTCCGAACGCTGCTGCATCGCGGGCTATGGCGCGCTGGTCGCCGCGACATCCGACCGCGCCGAGCGCGCGGCATGA
- a CDS encoding 2-dehydro-3-deoxy-6-phosphogalactonate aldolase: protein MSSETNAAVDAALGAAPIVAILRGLPPQDAISVVEALYDAGVRVAEVPLNSPDPFTTIALLRAQFGARMVIGAGTVVDVADVDRLADAGGQICVAPNCDTDVIARALALGLVPMPGVASPSEAFRAYRAGARWLKYFPAGELGLAAIGALRPVMPADTRFIAVGGVGARNAARFLQGGCTAIGVGSELYRPGDSAAAVRSAADALIAALAEPPAPATLIANPGATISESPLLDRSGTGIFFVDPVQSALHHIDLATGTERRVPTGLPLNAIGWRGAAMIGLADDSVVEVDPARGATVPLLRVDVGNGCRFNDMTIGDDGTIWAGTMHRGLLSGRGTLFRVGADGAVARCCEGLGVCNGVALIADGTTLYLIDTLSRTLIRFPVDAKGQSLGEPVIVSDFMGVPGKPDGMTLNHAGHPVVAMWGGGRIVELGADGSLHRAVHLPAPHVSSLCLDGEGRIIVTTSRMRLSPQVIDSTASGAVFRVE, encoded by the coding sequence ATGAGCAGCGAGACCAATGCCGCCGTCGACGCCGCGCTCGGCGCCGCACCGATCGTCGCGATCTTGCGCGGACTGCCGCCGCAGGATGCGATCTCGGTGGTCGAGGCGCTGTACGATGCAGGCGTTCGCGTCGCCGAAGTCCCGCTCAATTCGCCCGATCCATTCACCACCATCGCCCTGCTCCGCGCGCAATTCGGCGCGCGGATGGTGATCGGGGCCGGGACGGTGGTGGACGTGGCAGATGTCGACCGGCTCGCCGATGCGGGCGGACAGATTTGCGTCGCCCCCAATTGCGATACCGATGTAATCGCGCGCGCATTGGCGCTTGGCCTCGTCCCGATGCCGGGGGTCGCCTCGCCCAGCGAGGCGTTCCGCGCCTATCGCGCGGGTGCACGCTGGCTCAAATATTTCCCGGCGGGCGAGCTGGGGCTTGCCGCGATCGGCGCCTTGCGGCCGGTGATGCCCGCCGACACCCGCTTCATCGCCGTCGGCGGGGTCGGCGCGCGCAATGCCGCACGCTTCCTGCAGGGCGGATGCACCGCCATCGGCGTCGGCTCGGAACTCTACCGCCCCGGTGATAGCGCGGCAGCAGTTCGCAGCGCTGCCGACGCATTGATCGCTGCGCTGGCCGAGCCACCCGCACCCGCCACGCTGATCGCCAATCCCGGCGCGACGATCAGCGAATCGCCGCTGCTCGACCGATCCGGTACCGGCATCTTCTTCGTCGATCCCGTCCAGTCGGCGCTCCACCATATCGACCTTGCGACCGGCACCGAACGGCGGGTCCCGACGGGCCTGCCGCTCAACGCGATTGGCTGGCGCGGCGCTGCGATGATCGGGCTCGCCGACGATTCGGTGGTCGAGGTCGATCCGGCAAGGGGCGCGACCGTGCCGTTGCTGCGGGTCGATGTCGGCAACGGGTGTCGCTTCAACGACATGACCATCGGCGACGATGGTACGATCTGGGCCGGGACGATGCATCGCGGTCTGCTGAGCGGCAGGGGGACGCTGTTCCGGGTCGGCGCCGATGGCGCAGTGGCGCGATGCTGCGAGGGCCTGGGCGTCTGCAACGGAGTCGCCCTCATCGCCGACGGCACGACCCTCTATCTTATCGACACCCTGTCCCGCACGCTCATCCGCTTCCCGGTTGACGCGAAAGGCCAATCCCTTGGCGAACCGGTGATCGTCAGCGACTTTATGGGCGTGCCCGGCAAACCCGACGGCATGACGCTGAACCATGCGGGGCACCCGGTGGTGGCGATGTGGGGCGGGGGGCGGATCGTCGAACTGGGCGCGGACGGGTCGCTGCACCGCGCCGTTCACCTGCCCGCGCCGCATGTCAGCAGCCTGTGCCTCGATGGGGAAGGGCGGATCATCGTCACCACCTCCCGGATGCGGTTGAGTCCGCAGGTGATCGACTCGACCGCATCAGGGGCCGTGTTCAGGGTCGAGTAG
- the cobA gene encoding uroporphyrinogen-III C-methyltransferase, with amino-acid sequence MPHDDFPGGSVWLVGAGPGDPDLLTRKAVRLIEAADMVFHDALVGSGVLDLIPAGVERVSVGKRAGRHSKDQGSIDALLVAAARAGRRVVRLKGGDPSLFGRSAEEMAALREAGFIVQICPGVTAASAAAASAGVSLSLRGLAREVRFVTAHSRNGAALDLDWAGLAAGQATLAFYMGRGAAGEISRRLIAAGLIGATPVLIACNVSLPDEKRLSTRLDLLDIATRSFADDAPTLILIGEAVRCETTMLIARASQAVNV; translated from the coding sequence ATGCCGCATGACGACTTTCCCGGGGGGAGTGTGTGGCTGGTCGGCGCGGGGCCGGGCGATCCCGATCTGCTGACCCGCAAGGCGGTTCGGCTGATCGAAGCGGCGGATATGGTGTTCCACGACGCGCTGGTCGGGTCCGGCGTGCTCGACCTGATCCCCGCCGGGGTCGAGCGGGTCAGCGTCGGCAAGCGCGCCGGGCGGCATTCGAAGGATCAGGGCAGCATCGACGCGCTGCTGGTCGCCGCCGCCCGAGCCGGGCGGCGGGTGGTGCGGCTCAAGGGCGGCGATCCGTCGCTGTTCGGTCGATCGGCCGAAGAGATGGCCGCGCTGCGGGAAGCAGGGTTCATCGTGCAGATCTGCCCGGGAGTGACGGCGGCGAGCGCGGCGGCAGCGTCGGCGGGCGTCTCGCTATCGCTGCGCGGGCTGGCGCGCGAGGTGCGGTTCGTGACCGCGCATAGCAGAAACGGCGCCGCACTCGATCTCGACTGGGCCGGGCTGGCAGCGGGGCAGGCGACGCTGGCCTTCTATATGGGACGCGGTGCGGCGGGGGAGATATCGCGGCGACTGATCGCCGCGGGCCTGATCGGCGCGACACCGGTGCTGATCGCCTGCAATGTCAGCCTGCCCGATGAAAAGCGTCTGTCGACCCGGCTCGACCTGCTGGACATCGCGACCCGATCCTTCGCCGATGATGCGCCGACCCTGATCCTGATCGGCGAAGCGGTGCGGTGCGAGACGACCATGCTGATCGCCCGGGCAAGCCAAGCCGTGAATGTGTAG
- a CDS encoding nitrate reductase, giving the protein MSIRTTCAYCGVGCGIRATVTGEREVRIEGDPDHPANRGRLCSKGTHLGETVGLEGRLLHPMIGLKRASWDKALNLVARRFRDTIARHGPGSVAFYVSGQLLTEDYYVANKLMKGFIGTANIDTNSRLCMSSAVAGHNRAFGEDVVPASYDDLDAADLIILVGSNTAWCHPIVYQRIAARREAGAKLVVIDPRRTETAEEADLHLAIRPGSDVALMNGLLHWCREVGAIDETYLAAHVATPEGFWDEVGEGSDLWSVARTCDVPPPDLRRFYELFAATPRSVTMFSQGVNQALAGTDQVNAILNVHLATGRIGRPGAAPFSITGQPNAMGGREVGGLASTLAAHMDFAPEHRDLVQRFWASPAIAQKPGLKAVDLFRAIGEGRIKALWIMATNPAVSMPDAGRVREALAACPFVLVSDVMERTDSADYAHVRLPAAAWGEKDGTVTNSDRTISRQRALFPLPGEAKPDWWIVKEVARRMGWKTAFAYDRPAEIWREHCRLSRYGNDGKRLFALPDGGAGGNAAYDAMPPFRWGGTPFADGRYSTPDARARLVPVTQKPLPAPLRDWPMTLNTGRYRDQWHSMTRTGLSPKLARHREEPLVEVHPEDAAELGLADGGLARVGTPQGDSIFRVALTDAQRRGELFTPIHWTDRTSTGGRTGLLPRPLTDPHSGQPGFKATPARIEAVATEWRGFLIVASELTAPPRCLWATRVAVPQGSLWELAGNGDAARIEAILPRGERVEAIDAARGTRRIAVLDQGKLAAVLFVTRTGELPTRDWLIAQLAEERAAPTLLAGRAPGMQPDRGAVICACFDVGLNAIVAAIRDRGLADVAAIGGALQAGTNCGSCRPALARILSEVTSDAA; this is encoded by the coding sequence GTGAGTATCCGCACCACCTGCGCCTATTGCGGCGTCGGTTGCGGGATCCGCGCGACCGTGACGGGCGAGCGCGAAGTGCGGATCGAGGGCGATCCCGATCACCCCGCCAATCGCGGGCGGCTGTGTTCGAAGGGGACGCATCTCGGCGAGACGGTGGGGCTGGAGGGGCGGCTGCTTCACCCGATGATCGGCCTCAAGCGCGCGAGCTGGGATAAGGCGCTGAACCTGGTCGCCAGGCGCTTTCGCGACACGATTGCGCGGCACGGGCCGGGGAGCGTAGCCTTCTATGTCTCGGGCCAGTTGCTGACCGAGGATTATTATGTCGCGAACAAGCTGATGAAGGGATTCATCGGCACCGCGAATATCGACACCAATTCGCGGCTGTGCATGTCGAGCGCGGTGGCGGGGCATAATCGCGCGTTCGGCGAGGATGTGGTCCCGGCGAGCTATGACGATCTCGACGCCGCCGATCTGATCATACTGGTCGGCAGCAACACCGCCTGGTGCCACCCGATCGTCTATCAGCGCATCGCCGCACGGCGTGAGGCGGGGGCAAAGCTGGTGGTGATCGACCCGCGCCGCACCGAGACTGCAGAGGAGGCCGATCTGCATCTGGCGATCCGGCCGGGCAGCGACGTCGCGCTGATGAACGGGCTGCTCCACTGGTGCCGCGAGGTGGGCGCGATCGACGAAACATATCTCGCCGCGCATGTCGCGACGCCCGAGGGGTTCTGGGACGAGGTAGGAGAGGGGAGCGACCTGTGGTCGGTGGCGCGCACCTGCGATGTGCCGCCTCCAGACCTCAGGCGCTTCTACGAGTTGTTCGCCGCGACGCCGCGTTCGGTGACCATGTTCAGCCAGGGGGTGAACCAGGCGCTTGCCGGGACCGATCAGGTCAACGCGATCCTAAACGTCCATCTGGCGACCGGGCGGATCGGTAGGCCGGGCGCGGCGCCCTTCTCGATCACCGGACAGCCCAATGCGATGGGCGGGCGTGAGGTTGGCGGGCTGGCCTCAACCCTGGCCGCGCATATGGATTTCGCGCCCGAGCACCGCGATCTGGTCCAGCGCTTCTGGGCCTCGCCTGCGATCGCGCAAAAGCCGGGGCTGAAGGCGGTCGATCTGTTCCGTGCGATCGGCGAGGGGCGGATCAAGGCGCTGTGGATCATGGCGACCAACCCCGCGGTGTCGATGCCCGACGCTGGCCGGGTCCGCGAGGCACTCGCCGCCTGCCCCTTCGTCCTGGTCAGCGACGTGATGGAGCGCACCGACAGCGCCGACTATGCCCATGTCCGCCTGCCCGCGGCCGCCTGGGGCGAGAAGGACGGGACGGTGACCAACAGCGACCGCACGATCAGCCGCCAGCGTGCGCTCTTCCCGCTGCCCGGCGAGGCGAAGCCCGACTGGTGGATCGTCAAGGAGGTCGCGCGGCGGATGGGGTGGAAGACTGCCTTTGCCTATGATCGCCCTGCAGAAATCTGGCGCGAGCATTGTCGGCTGTCGCGCTATGGCAATGACGGCAAAAGGCTGTTCGCGCTGCCCGATGGCGGAGCGGGGGGCAATGCCGCCTATGACGCGATGCCCCCGTTCCGCTGGGGCGGGACGCCGTTCGCCGATGGCCGCTATTCGACGCCGGACGCGCGCGCGCGGCTGGTGCCGGTGACTCAAAAGCCGTTGCCCGCGCCGCTGCGCGACTGGCCGATGACGCTCAACACCGGGCGCTATCGCGACCAATGGCACAGCATGACCCGCACCGGCCTGTCGCCGAAACTGGCGCGGCATCGCGAGGAGCCACTGGTCGAGGTACATCCCGAAGACGCCGCCGAACTCGGCCTGGCCGACGGCGGGCTGGCGCGGGTCGGGACACCACAGGGGGACAGCATCTTTCGCGTCGCGCTGACCGATGCGCAGCGGCGCGGCGAGCTGTTCACCCCGATCCACTGGACCGACCGCACTTCGACCGGCGGGCGCACCGGGCTGCTCCCGCGCCCGCTGACCGATCCGCATTCGGGCCAGCCGGGGTTCAAGGCGACTCCGGCGCGGATCGAGGCCGTGGCGACCGAATGGCGCGGATTTCTGATCGTCGCGAGCGAGTTGACGGCACCGCCGCGCTGCCTGTGGGCGACGCGGGTGGCGGTGCCGCAGGGCAGCTTGTGGGAGCTGGCGGGCAATGGCGATGCGGCGCGGATCGAGGCGATATTGCCGCGCGGCGAGCGGGTCGAGGCCATCGATGCCGCCCGCGGGACGCGGCGGATCGCGGTGCTCGACCAGGGCAAGCTGGCGGCGGTGCTGTTCGTCACCCGCACTGGTGAGCTGCCGACACGCGACTGGCTGATCGCGCAGCTCGCCGAGGAGCGCGCCGCGCCGACCCTGCTCGCCGGGCGCGCGCCGGGGATGCAGCCCGATCGTGGCGCAGTGATCTGCGCCTGCTTCGATGTCGGACTCAACGCCATCGTCGCGGCGATCCGCGATCGGGGGCTCGCCGATGTCGCTGCGATCGGCGGCGCGTTGCAGGCCGGTACCAATTGCGGATCGTGCCGCCCGGCGCTCGCCCGCATCCTTTCCGAGGTGACCTCCGATGCCGCATGA
- the nirD gene encoding nitrite reductase small subunit NirD — protein MIGAWLDIGWLNEIPVRGSRTVQVEGGDDIAIFRTGENKLFALLDRCPHKHGRLSQGIVHGGAVACPLHNWRISLTSGEALGEDKGCTPTIPVKVSGGRVLICRASTLKAAA, from the coding sequence ATGATCGGCGCGTGGCTCGATATCGGCTGGCTGAACGAAATTCCGGTGCGCGGCAGCCGGACCGTTCAGGTCGAGGGTGGCGATGACATCGCGATCTTCCGCACCGGCGAGAACAAGCTGTTCGCGCTGCTCGACCGCTGTCCGCACAAGCATGGGCGGCTCAGCCAAGGGATCGTGCATGGCGGAGCGGTGGCGTGTCCGCTGCATAATTGGCGGATTTCGCTGACCAGCGGCGAGGCGCTGGGCGAGGACAAGGGCTGTACGCCGACGATACCCGTCAAGGTGAGCGGCGGGCGGGTGCTGATCTGTCGCGCGAGCACGCTGAAGGCGGCGGCGTGA